CCACGGTTTGGAAAGCCCGCGACGAGCTCCTCGGTCGCGAGGTCGCGCTCAAGATCCTCGACGAGAAGCTGGCGAACGACGACAAGGCTCGCCGCCGTTTCCTCCACGAGGCCCGCACCGCCGCCAGCCTCGACCATCCCGGCGCGGTCGCCGTGTTCGACTCCGGCGAGTCCGAGGGTATCGCCTACATCGCGATGCGGCTGGTCGAAGGTGAGACGCTCGCCGAGCGCATCGACCGAAGCCTGCTTCCGATCGAGGAAGCGATCCGAATCGCGATCGCCGTGGGCGAAGTCCTGGCCCAAGCGCATCAGCGCGGAGTCGTGCACCGCGACATCTCATGCCGCAACGTCATGATCGGCCGCGAAGGCCGGGTCTTCGTGCTCGACTTCGGCCTCGCCCTCGCCAACTGGGAGTCGCGCATCAGCAGCTCAGGAGCGATGCCGGGGACGTTTCCCTACATGGCGCCTGAGGTCCTGCTCGGTAAGGACGCCGATGTGCGCGCCGACGTGTACAGCCTGGGCGTGGTGCTCTACGAAGCGCTCACCGGGTCTCATCCGCATCCTGGGGAACATCCCGCGGCGAGTGCCTTTGGAGCGCTTCACGGCGAGCCCGTCCCGCCACGTGAGCGACGTGAGGACGTGTCCGAAGATCTCGAGTGCGTGATGCTTCGGGCGATCACGCGCGACCCCGAGATGCGATTCCAGACAGTGGATCAGCTGATCACGCAGCTTCGCCTGGCCGGACAGGGAGCCGGCAGCGCCGACCCTCCGAAACGCCGCTCTCCACCGCACCGGCCCAAGGACAGGGACGGGATCCATACCCGGCCCCATCCGCTCTACTTGTCAGTCTTGCCGTTTCGCGTGAGCGGCGTGAACGCAGATCCACCTCTGGATGCCCTTGCGGCTCGGCTGACCGAGACGCTCGGATGCGCGCTGGCGAAGCGATCGGAGATCCATCTCGTCCACGGCTCGCCCTCGACACCCGCGACGGGGGACTACGACTTCAAGAAGGTGGCTGACGAGCTCGGAGCCAACGCATTGCTGCAGGGCAAGCTCGAGCGCGCCGGGTCGCGGCTTCGCGTGACGTACGCCGTCATCGACCCATCGCGAGGGACACGGTGGGGTGGAGGCGTCGTCGACGGATCGATCGCCAATCCATTCGACCTCGAGGATGAGGTTGTCGCCAGCGTCACCTCGAGCCTTGGGCTGCCGGCGACTCCAGCCGAGCGTCGTGCAGCCTCGCGGCCTCCAGACCCGGCGGCCGACGAGCGCTATGCCCAGGCTCTGGGTTATCTGCGGCGATACGACAACGAAGCCTCGCTCGATGGCGCGATTCGATTGCTCGAGCAGCTGATCTCGACCGAAGGGGATGTCGCGATCTATCACGCCGCTTTGACTCGGGCCTTTCTGCACAAGATGGACCTTACCCATGTGCGACTTTGGGAGAGTCGGGCGGCCACCGCTTGCGCTCGCGCAATCGAGCTCGGACCCGACGAGCCGGAGGTTCACCTGGCGGTCGGTCTGCTCTCTTCGGCGGGCGGCCGCTATCCCGACGCGCTTTCGAAATTCAGCATCGTGCGCGAGCACCAGCGCGGCTGGATCGAGGCGACCCTTGGCGCAGCGCTTGCCCATCTGGGATCCGGGGCGAAGGAGAAAGCGCTCCGGGCGGCGGAATCCGCCGTGGCAGCGAGCCCGGAAGACTGGCGAACTCACAGCATGCTCGGCTGGATTCATTTTGTTTCTGGCGCGAATCTCGAGGCGGTCGACGCGTTCTCGCGGGTCACGCAGCTCACGCCGGACAATGCGCTTGGACACCTGAATCTCGGAAATGCACTGTATCGATTGGATCGATTCGACGAGGCCATCGAAGCCTATCGTCGGTCCATCTCCGTTCATCCCTATCATCTCGCGTACGCGAACCTCGGAACAGCGCTCTACCACGTCGGCAAGAACGAGGAGTGCATCACCGCGCTGACCAAGGCCACCGAGCTGAATCCTGCTGATCCGATCGCATGGGGCAACCTCGGGACCGCGTGCCGCTGGATCGGTGGTCATGAAGTTGCAGCGGGGGAAGCTCTCGATCGCGCCATCACTCTGATGCGGGAGCGGCTCGATCGCAACCCTTCCTTCGCCGATGGCTGGGGAAGACTTGCCGCGTGGCTCGCGGAACGAGGAAGTCTGCCCGAGGCAGAGCGGATGATTCGCCGCGCTCTGGACCTGGCACCGGGGGACCCGTCGAGCATGGTTCGGGCAGGTCATGTGTATTTCCGGCTCGGCGACCGGAAGCGTTGTCTTGAATGGCTTCAGAAGGCGGTGGAAGCCGGTTACGGTAAGGGCGAGCTCACACGAAGTCGCGAATTCTCGCCTCTTCGCGACGACCCAGAGTTCAGGCAACTCGTGGGGATCAACAACTAGGCGGAAACGAGCGGTTGAAGAACCTTGGAGGCCGTCGATGAAACATGCCTGGCTTCGACACTCGACCATTCTGTTGAGCGTTCTGGTCCTTGCTCTGCTTGCCGCCGGTTGCCCTGGCCCTACGCCCTCGCCCAGCTCGGATTCCTCTCCGAGTCCCTCGACAGCCACACCCTCCGGCGAATCCGGATTCACCGTCAGGCTCACTGAGCAGGACGGCACCGAACCCGAGAAGCCCGAGATGAGCGCGTCCGCGGACAACAATCACATCCGGTGGTCCAATGAAACAACGGTCACACGAAAGATCCACTTCTCGGTCGATTGGCCCTTCCTGGAAACCAGCGGGGACATCTCCGTGGCCCCGGCTGCGAAAACGGCCTGGTACACCCTCGATCCCGCCAAGTTCA
The Candidatus Eisenbacteria bacterium DNA segment above includes these coding regions:
- a CDS encoding protein kinase, producing the protein MVGRKIGRFLVLAKIGQGGMATVWKARDELLGREVALKILDEKLANDDKARRRFLHEARTAASLDHPGAVAVFDSGESEGIAYIAMRLVEGETLAERIDRSLLPIEEAIRIAIAVGEVLAQAHQRGVVHRDISCRNVMIGREGRVFVLDFGLALANWESRISSSGAMPGTFPYMAPEVLLGKDADVRADVYSLGVVLYEALTGSHPHPGEHPAASAFGALHGEPVPPRERREDVSEDLECVMLRAITRDPEMRFQTVDQLITQLRLAGQGAGSADPPKRRSPPHRPKDRDGIHTRPHPLYLSVLPFRVSGVNADPPLDALAARLTETLGCALAKRSEIHLVHGSPSTPATGDYDFKKVADELGANALLQGKLERAGSRLRVTYAVIDPSRGTRWGGGVVDGSIANPFDLEDEVVASVTSSLGLPATPAERRAASRPPDPAADERYAQALGYLRRYDNEASLDGAIRLLEQLISTEGDVAIYHAALTRAFLHKMDLTHVRLWESRAATACARAIELGPDEPEVHLAVGLLSSAGGRYPDALSKFSIVREHQRGWIEATLGAALAHLGSGAKEKALRAAESAVAASPEDWRTHSMLGWIHFVSGANLEAVDAFSRVTQLTPDNALGHLNLGNALYRLDRFDEAIEAYRRSISVHPYHLAYANLGTALYHVGKNEECITALTKATELNPADPIAWGNLGTACRWIGGHEVAAGEALDRAITLMRERLDRNPSFADGWGRLAAWLAERGSLPEAERMIRRALDLAPGDPSSMVRAGHVYFRLGDRKRCLEWLQKAVEAGYGKGELTRSREFSPLRDDPEFRQLVGINN